Genomic DNA from Candidatus Saccharimonadales bacterium:
TGAAGAAGTGCGGTGCTGCCTTTTGAGAACTTAACTTCTTGCGGCAAAATTGGACGAGGTCCAACTAGGCTCAGGTCACCCTTCAATACATTAAATATTTGGGGAAGTTCATCCAGTGAAGTAACACGGAGGAAATGGCCGAACTTTGTGATGCGGGGGTCGTTTTCGACTTTGTGATTGGTTTCGTACTCGCGTGCTAAATCTTCGCGGCCCATCTCTTTAAA
This window encodes:
- a CDS encoding sugar transferase is translated as FKEMGREDLAREYETNHKVENDPRITKFGHFLRVTSLDELPQIFNVLKGDLSLVGPRPILPQEVKFSKGSTALLHSVKSGVTGLWQVSGRSNLSFEERVELELFYAQNWSFWLDIKILFKTIAVVFGKRGAK